Below is a window of Desulfomonile tiedjei DNA.
CGCTTGCCGGCGTCCGACGAATTCGTGGAACACATGTACCATTGCCTCGACTGCCGAAACTGCCAGACGGTTTGTCCCGCGGGAGTCAAGGTAGGCGAACTGGTGCTGGAAGCAAGGCATCGGATCGAAGAGCATCGGCTACAACCCATTCTGAAGCGATTCATGCTTAACCACGCCATCCAGGACCAAAAGAGACTGTCCCGCTACATGGTCCCTCTCAAATTGTACCAGTCAACGGGGCTCCAATCCGTGATCCGAAAATCCTCCGTTCTGAAATGGATTTCCGAGGACCTTGAGTTCATGGAAGCTCTTCTACCCCTCCTTCCTTCTCGTCCTCTCATCGAGACAATCCCCGAAGAGATCCCTGCGAGGAGCCAACCAAAGGGCCGAGTGGGGTTTTTCCTGGGATGTGCGATGAACCTTATTTTCTCGAGCACTAGTCGCGACTCGATCCATTTGCTTACCCAAGCCGGCTACACGGTTGTAGTGCCCAAAGACCAACAGTGCTGCGGCACACCCAACATCGCGGAAGGAGAGCGCAAGGTGTATCGGGAAATGGCCGAGCACAACATCGCCCTGTTCGAGGACCGGGACGTGGAAGCGATCGTGACTGATTGCGCTGCTTGCGGCATGGAACTCAAGGCATATCGGGAGACCGTGTCCCCGCTGCCCCGCGCCGCAAAAAGAGCCGAGGCCTTTTCGCTAAAGATCAAGGACATATCGGAGTTTCTCGTTTCCGCTTTCGGCCCTGAGACCAATTTCGGTCCGATCCCGGAGAAGGTGTGTTTTCACGATCCGTGTCATTTGCGCCACGGCCAGAAACTTGTTTCACCGCAGCGAGATCTCTTGCGGCGCATTCCCGGCCTTGTCTTGAGTGACGTTCCGGATGAAGGACAATGCTGCGGGTCTGCCGGAATATACAACGTCACTCATCGGGAACGCTCCATGAAGATACTGGAGGCAAAGATCGCGGCAATCGACAAGACCACGGCGGATCGCGTGGTCACATCCAATCCCGGCTGTTTCATGCAGCTTGAGTATGGCAGGAAGCGATGGAACAAGGCCTGGTCCTTGTCTCACATATCTCAGGTCCTTCGGCTCTCGTTGGAGAGTAGTGAAGCCTAAACAGGGGTTCAGTCGGTTCGCGCTTCGGGACCGCTCACAATAATCGGTCGCAAGTTCATCATTTTCCGTTCCTTGTTTTGACAGAGACTCAGTACGATTTCGGGTTCCCGGTACGGGGGGAGGTGATTCCTCACAACAAGCTGGTTTTGCAAGCAAACTCGATTGAGCATCTCAACACATCCATTGGAGGAAAACGGCATGAAAAGATTTGCATTGGCACTGGTTGTACTGTTGACAGCGTTGGCGTTTGGCGTAACGGCAACCAATTCGTTTGCCCAGGAAAAAAAACCGGAAAAAAAGATCGAGAAATTCGGCGAAGACCAGAGATTTAAAGAGTGGAAGGGCAAGAAATGGACCACATCCGACAAAAAATTCACGTGGCGAGCGAGCGACCCCTGGGGTGGCCTGCTCTTCCATGATTTCCTGGTCCATTTCGCGGACAGCGTGAGGGCTGCGAGCGGTGGGCGATTGGACATCAAGGTTTTCCAGACCGGCGCGATTGTCCCGGCCATGGAAACGTTTGACGCTGTGTCAAAAGGCACCCTGGATTGCGGCCATGCCTGGTCAGGTTACTGGAAAGGGAAAAACGAGGCCTTCGTGGCCTTTGCTTCAGTTCCATTCGGCCTGGATGTAGAGGGCTTTAACATTTGGTACTACGAGCGTGGCGGAGCCAAGATGTTGAACGACCTGTACGCCCCTTACAATATGGTCTCCTTCTTCTGTGGCAATTCCGGTCAAGAACTCGGCATTCATTCGAACAAAAAGGCCATGAAGATGGAAGACTTCAAGGGGATGAAACTCAGGACGGTGGGCTGGTACCAGGACATCCTGAACCTGCTTGGCGCCAATGTCACCCCGCTTCCCGGGCCTGAAATCTACCTGGCTCTGGAAAGAGGCGTGATTGACGGCTGCGAATTCAGCAGTCCTGCAATCAACCTTCCGCAGGGGTTCCACGATATCACGAAATTCGTGATCGAGCCGGGTGTGCACCAGCCGAGTTGCCAGACCGACATCTTCATTAACAAGAAGAAATGGGATGAACTTCCGGACGATCTAAAAGCGATCGTTGAGATCTGTGCAAAAGAAACCCAACTCTGGTCCACACCCTGGATCGAAAACCTGAACGTCGAGGCCATTGAGAAGATGGGCAAGAAGGTGGAATACGTTCAGATGGACGATGCCACCATCATCGAATTCGCCAAAACGAGCAAGAAGTACCTGGATGACCTGTCCGCCAAGAATGCTGATGTGAAAAAAGTCTTGGATTCGCAAGAGAAGTTCAAGAAGGACTTCGCTCAGTGGCGCAAAATGCGCGGCGGCGTTGCTCCCTGGCCTATTGATGATGTGATCAAGGGAAAGCTTTATCAATAGCAGGGCAAGCCTTTGGTAGTGGAATAGCGCGCCCCGGAGAGCCTGTCGGCCCCGGGGCTTGCACCGCAATAGTATTTTTAAGAGGGGAAACGGCGATGAAAAAGTTCGTCCGCGCTGTGGACGCATTCAACGAGTTCTTCGGCAAATACGTGGCCTTGCTGATCGTACCTCTTGTCCTCGTTGTCACGTACGAGGTCATCCTCCGTAAGATATTTCATTCACCGACGGTTTGGGCTTTTGAGATGACGGTGTATCTGTACGGCGCACATTTCCTACTCGGCGCGGCATATACCTACCTCCACGATCGGCACGTTCGAGTCGACATTCTGTCTTCGAGGTTGCCCGTCAAGGCCCAGCTATGGCTGTCTATCCTGACATTCTTCGTCATCTTTGTGCCTTTTGTGGGCGGCCTGAGTTGGTCGACGTTGCTGTATGCCAGTCACTCCGTTGCCATGAACGAACATAGCTGGAGCGCATGGAAGCCGCCTCTGTACATTTACAAATGCGTAATGCCTCTGGGCTTTATCATGCTGTTCATGCAAGGCGTGGCCCACTTTATCCGCGACGTCTACAGGCTGAAAGGGGAAGAAATATGAGTCCCGAATTCGTAGCTCTTGCAATGTTCGGCGCCCTCTTTCTGGCCCTGTTTTCGGGTCATCCCCTGGCCTTTTCCTTGGGTGGGGTGGCCGTTTTCTTCGGCCTCATAGGCTGGGGCGGCTCACCGGATCAGGTTTTTTCGCTGTTCACAAACAAAACGTATGGCGTCATGGATGAATACGTCCTGGTCGCTGTTCCGTTGTTCATTTTTATGGCCCAGATGCTCGATGTCGCGGGGATTGCCGAGGCGCTGTTCAATACCATGCACGTGTTATGGGGGCCTGTGCGAGGAGGCCTCGCGATAGCCGTCCTCATGGTCTGCGTGGTGTTCGCGGCGTCCACTGGGGTGGTCGGAGCGACCGAAGTGGCCATCGGCCTCATCGCCGTGCCTAATCTGCTGAAACGTGGATACGACATACCCATGACAGCGGGAGCCATTTGCGCAGGGGGAACGCTAGGCATTCTCATCCCGCCTTCCATCATGCTCGTGATCTACGGCAGTTTGACCAACCTATCAGTTGGGAAGCTGTTTGCCGCGGCCTATTTCCCGGGATTTCTCCTGGCAACTTTGTACATCGCCTACGTCGCTATCCGGTGCGGACTCAACCCCGAGATGGGGCCTCCTCTGCCGCCTGAAGAACGCATGCACACCATCAGGCAGAAATCATGGATGGTCCTCACTACGCTTCTCCCTCCCGTGTTTCTCATTGCGATGGTGCTTGGGAGCCTCGTGATCGGCGTTGCCACCACCACGGAAGCCGCGGGGCTCGGCGCGGTGGGAGCCACGATTCTTGCCATAGCCTACCGGAAATTGACTTGGGCGGCGATCGTGGACGCGTCTGTGGCCACTTTGAAGATCACCTCCATGGTCATGATCCTTTTCGTGGGAGGAAACGCTTTCCAATCCGTGTTCATGGGGTTGGGCGGCGGTGACGCGGTTGCAGAGGTGCTCCTGGGTTTCCAGGCCAGTCCGTACGTGGTCCTATTCCTGATGATGGGCATTATTTTCTTCCTCGGATGCGTCATCGACTGGCTGGGCATCCTGCTCATCGTAACGCCTATCTTCGGACCTGTGGCTCAGGAATTGGGTTTTGATCCGTTGTGGTTCGGCACTCTGATCTGTGTTAATCTTCAGATGGCGTTCCTGACGCCTCCGTTCGGCTATTCTCTCTTCTACCTTCGAGGGATAGCGCCGCCGGAAATGACCATAGAGAAGATATACAAGGGCGTCGTCCCCTTTATATGTTTGCAGTGGGTAGGGCTTCTTGCCTGCATCTTCTACCCCCCTCTCATCATGTGGCTGCCCAAGGTCGTATTCGGTGAATAACATCTCCTGATACGTTGGATGACAGGGAGCAGAGCGAGGATATACAATGAACATACTGACCGTATCGAGGCTCGTCGGCTCGTATGGAGACGAAGTCGCCGCGAAAGTGGCGGAAAAGATGAGCCTGGAATTTGTCGGCCGCAACGGTTTGCACGAGCTGGCCATGACCTGCGACCCGGAATACAGCGACGCGTGCGGACTGTATGAGACGGAACACGGGCCGGGTTTCTTTGAACGGCTCTTCTTTGATAGACCCTCTTACAAGAGTCTTTTCGAGGCGTTGACCTTCGAGCAGGCCGGCCGCGGCAACGTGGTGATCGTAGGTCGCGGGGCCCAAGTAGTGTTGCATGACCTGCCAGGGGTTTTCTGCGTCCATGTCGTGGCCCCGCGAGAGATCAGAATCGAGCGGGTCGAGCAAAGGCTCGCCTGTTCCAGAGAAGAGGCCGAGCACTACCTGGACAAGTACGACCGAGAGCGGGCCAATATTATCAAAGCTGTCTTTGGAAGAGACCCCGATGATTGGTCTCTCTACGATTTGGTCCTCAACACGGCCCACTTCACGCCTGATTCTGCTACGGATGTGGTACTTCAGGCAATGAGCGGGATGAACAAAGTCTCCGATCAGGAAGCAGTCAGAGAGCAATTCAAGAGGCTCGGTGTGGCCAAAAGGATCGAGGCGCTCGTCCGCAAAAAGCTCACTTCCGCTGTGGCACACAATGTTGAGATTGTTCCCGAGCCCGGTGGCGTCATGCGACTTACAGGCCGAATTCGAGAAAAAGCTGACAAAGCGAAGGTCGAAAAGATCGCAGCGGAATACCCTGGTGTCATTAAAGTGGAAAACGAGCTGAAGGTGACTGAACTCAGCTTCGGAGTTTGAACTGGGAGAAATAGGCCGGAGGATCATGTCGGAACCTGTTCAGATTATTCTCAGCTTCTTTTTTCTCGTCGGGATCTTTGTGCTGACGCGTTACATCATTGCCTCGAAGATGAAGCGAGCAACCGGTCTTATCATCCGGGACCTGGAGAAACAGGATGCTCGCGATCCGGTGACTGCGGTCGATTTACCGTACGCCAAGAGGGATGTTCTGCGAATTGGCATGAGAAACTACCATGCCAAAGCCGTCGAGGACATGGTGAGCGCAGGCGTGGTAGGCAAAACCGGGGGCGGCAAGTACTATCTGCGGGTGAGCAGTTCGAGCGAACAAAGCTAAAGGCTCTGCAGATATGGAATCGCGGCGTGCCTTTCCCATAGAATCGATTCTGGGCATATAAGGCTATTGTTGGTCCCTCGGCGTGCCCAGATCATACAGTACACTTCCCCAATAGGTTGCAGACACGCGAAGTGTTGTTGTTATGGGGCTGGTTCTCCTCCTACCTCCTTGCTGCCGGCCCCAATATCTGTTAATTGAGCGCAGACTATCATCAATGGTGAGGTGTCTCGTGCGGATTCAACTGTTTGGCACATGCCTGATAGACACGATGTTTCCGGAAACAGGAGAGGCCACGGTCCGCCTACTCCGGCACTTCGGAGTCGAAATAGGCTACCCCGACGGACAGACTTGCTGCGGCAAACCCGCGGATAGCGGCGGGTATAGCCGTGAGTCCAAAAAAGCCGCGGAGCACTTCATTTCCGTTTTCGACCGAACTGAAGGCCCTATCATTATTCCATCCGGCTCCTGCGCTTCCATGGTGAAAAACCATTATCCGGAACTGTTCAAAGACGACGAACGAATGCGGCAAAAGGCCGAAGCCATAGCCGGCCGCACTCATGAATTGAGTCAATTCCTCGTCCATGTTCTCAAGGTCCATGAAGCAGGCCTGTCCGGAACAGGCAGGATCACATACCACGCATCCTGTCAGCTCACGCGGGAGCTTGGAGTCCTAGAAGAGCCGATGCTACTCTTGCAGTCCCTCAACGGCGCGGAGTTTGTTGATCTCCCACACTCGGATCGTTGTTGCGGTTTTGGAGGGATTTTCATGGCTAAGCTACCCGAGGTATCAATGGCCCTGGCCGACGAAAAGGTGGACACAATACTTAGCACTGGAGCCGACACAGTGACCGGCTGCGACCACGGTTGTCTCATGAACATCGCCGATGCCGTCAAGCGCCGTGGCAGTGCGGTTCGTGTCAAACATATTGCCGCGGTGCTTGCGGAGGGTTTGAAATGAACCATTCCACATCGAGCATCCCTTTTCGAGAAAACGCGGTGAAGGCGCTGAGCAATTCGGCCCTACGGGGTGCGATGCGCAACGCTACCGAAACCTTTGCAATAAAGAGGGCTGACGCTGTTGCCGCTCTGCCACTTGAGGAATTGCGTGAAGAGGCTTCTGAACTGCGCCTGCATGTCCTGAACAATCTCTCCGAATATGTTGATCGCTTCGAAATGAATGCCGTTCGAGCCGGAGCCAAAGTCCACAGGGCCAAGGATTCCGAAGCGGCTAGGGGCATCATAGCCTCCATACTTCAAGACCATGGGATCGGACGAGTCGTCAAATCAAAGTCCATGGTCAGCGAAGAGATCCACCTTAACGACTATCTTCAAGAGGTAGGAATCACGGTGGTGGAAACGGACCTCGGCGAGTACATAATTCAGATCGCAGGGGAGGGGCCTTCGCATATCATTGTTCCCGCGATCCACAAGGATCGCCGACAAGTGGGGCAGCTTTTTGCCGAAAAGTTGGGATGCGAGTATTCCGATGACCCAGCTGTTCTCACCGGAGTAGCCAAGAAGATCCTCAGAGAGGAATTCCTCTCGGCAAAGGCCGGAATTTCAGGCGCCAATTTCGCTGTGGCGGAATCAGGCAGCATCGTTCTTTTTACAAATGAAGGGAACGGCCGAATGTGCACCTCGTTGCCTCCTCTTCATATAGCCGTTCTGTCCATCGAAAAGATTATCCCGTCACTCGCGGATCTGCCTAAATTCATCCGCTTGCTGCCTCGATCAGCCACCGGTCAAACAATCACCAGCTACCTTTCCGTGCTGACCGGATCGAGGAAACCCGGCGAATCCACCGGCGCTCAAGAGATGCACATTGTCTTGCTTGACAATGGCCGCTCGGAGCTTGTCTCGGGCGAATATCGCGAGATGTTCAAGTGCATCAGATGCGGGGCGTGTTTGAATGCCTGCCCGGTCTATCGCGTGGTGGGCGGACATGCGTACGGCTCCACTTACCCCGGACCCATGGGGATCGTATTGACGGCCTTGCTCGAAGGCATGGAACGAGCCAAGAGCCTCTTGGATGCTACTACCCTCTGCGGCGCGTGCGGCGATGTTTGCCCGGTTAAGGTGCCGTTACCTCGACTCCTGCGCCTTTTGAGAGAGCGCAGAGTGGAACAGGGCCTGACCCCGAGGCTTGAACAAAACGCAATGGCCGGCTTCGGAAGGGTGGTCGAAAAGCCTTTCCTTTTCCACCTGGGACAGATTGCCGGACACGTGTTTTGGCCCGCTGTGAAGAAGTTCGGACCCGGTGATGCTGTCGGCCGTATGCCTCGGCCCGTTTCAAGGACCTTCAGGGAGAGATTTGCATGAATCGCGAAGAAATTGTGGCCCTTTTCATGGAGAATGCCGCCAAGATTGCAGCCCAGCCGATTCGGGTGGGCGACAACGACGAGTTTCACGACGCCTTGGCTGAAGCCCTGGGCGAAGGCGACTCGGTGTTTTGTCCCGGCCTCACCGAAAAAGAAAAAGCCATTCAGATTCCATCGGAAAAACGCACTGAGGACTATGCTTCAGCTTCCGTCTGCGTCGATGAGGCAGACGCCGGGATAGCGGAAACGGGAAGCCTGGTCTTCTCCAGTAAAACGGGGAGGCCGGTTCAAGCCGGCTTGCTGCCTGTGCATCACGTAGCGATTGTTTCCGCGGAGAATATCTACGAAACCCTAGAGGACTACTTTTCTGCCGTCGGCAATTCTCCTCCAACCAATATCACATTGGAAACAGGTCCGAGCAGAACAGCGGACATCGAGCTGACCCTCACCATAGGAGTCCACGGCCCCGGCCGACTCACGGTGATCGTTTTTTGAAGAAAGCGAAGAAGGTCTGGATGTTGGTTCAAGAAGTAAATAAACTTGGACGCGGCCCGACTCAATGACCACTTCCGCGGCTTTCGGCATTCAGAATTGCCATCTCGCCGCCAATCGGACATTGATTTTGGCAACCGCCACAATTCCGGCGAACCGGCAAACCATTTCAGGTTACATTATCGTCTGGGCGAAGATTTTCTCTGTCATGATGAAAAATCTAATGACAAAGGGAGGTGGTCGGGATGTCTGTACCGAGGATCATATCGGTTGCGCTGGTTATGATGTCAATCGCTTCAATGTGCAGCGTATCGATCTGCCTGGCGCAGGGCGCGGCGCAGTGTGAGGCGATTAAAAAATACCTGGGCCAGGTGGAAGAACTCTCGACCTTCAATTTCGGCGAGGATCGGGAAAAAAGACTCACAGAAGCACAAAAGGCATTGCACGAGCAGTTTACCAAACTCGGCTACGTGGTTCCCGAGGAGTTGGCCGAGCTGCTCAAGCGATACGTAGGCCTCACCTCCCTGGGCCATGATCGAATGAGGAAGGGAGACGCTCGGCTTCTGGTGGAGGGACGGGCCGTCCACGAAAAGATCAAGAAGTTGTGTCCGTGGGAATAATTGGAGAGGACCCCCGCCGGCTAAGACGCTTGCTGACTGATCCTCGGAGCGCCCTCAACGAGGCTGGTCATGATTCTCATGGTAGTATTCAGAATGGCTGGGAATCGTTCCGGATTGTGGTCGGTCCATACCAAGATAAGGTCGTTGCCTGTTACGAAAAAGAAATCCATTTCGTAGTGATGTTTTACACAGATTTGACGCAGGTCCGGCGTAAAAATCCAAGGCGGCGAACCTGGTTGGCCAAAGCTGACGTACAATCGCGTGAAATCCGCGTCATGGGAAAAGGTGTACTCGCGTAGGGGACGGCTCCACCGGAATCCGTGCAAGAAAATGCTGGAAGCCTTTACCAGCGCTGTCTGGTCAGGCAAATCCACCCCTGCTGCTCTGACCACACACACAACCCCTCGAAATACCAGGGGGCCTCGTACGTGATAGTTCCAGACAGCGAAATCCGCAATGGTGACCTCAAAACCTTGAACCGCTCCCCTCAAGGTGTTCAGGGACTCGCCGTATAAGAAGGGTGATTCGCCCTGCATGAACGGGAAGAGTTTGGGCACCAAAAACTGGGACAGCGCCGGCCATCTTGTTCGACGGCCATAGAAATCCATCCCCATTTTCTCCGCAGCACCGCGCCAATGCCGAGTCGTCCTGGCTTCAATCATCAGCCCTGCAATGTCGCCTGCCAGAAAAGTCGCCAGGAATACCACGGCGTACGCGATCCCCAGCATAGCGCCACTTGATTCCTCAACGCCCATCTTCGTGTGCCTTTCTTGCGACCCGACCGGAATCTTACTTATCATTCACGTCAGCAGCAACTGTCTTGACGATTCGCGGCCACATCGAGACAATAATTACTATCGGCGTCGGTCATCGTTCTAGGAGAACAATTACTCACTGTACCGGAATTGTCCAACACCACTGGGGCGCCGCCCGCCATAGGCCTTAATTAGAAGCCGACGGCGTGAATCATATTGGAGCAGGAATCAGGGGAGGGAACCATGAAGGCGATCAGAGTTCACGAATTCGGAGATCCCGAGGTCATGCGATTGGAGGAGATTCCCGATTTGACACCGGGGCGAGGGCAGGTGGTTGTGTCCGTTAAGGCGGCCGGAGTTAACCCGGTGGACACGTACATCAGGTCGGGCCTGTACGCCAGACGGCCCGAGTTGCCCTACACTCCCGGCACTGACGCTGCCGGGACGGTGGAATCGGTGGGTGAAGGCGTCAACCGAGTATCTGTGGGAGACAGGGTCTATACCGCCGGAACGCTTAGCGGGGTTTATGCGGCGGCGGCTCTTTGCGAGGAATCCCAGGTACATCCTCTGCCGGACCACGTGACCTTTCAGCAAGGGGCAGCAATGGGCGTCCCGTACGGCGTCGCTTTCCGCGCTTTGTTTCATAGGGCCGTGGCCAGGCCTGGCGAAACGGTCTTAGTCCACGGCGCCACTGGCGGAGTGGGAATCGCGGCTGTTCAGTTGGCGAGGGCGGCAGGGATGACGGTTATAGGTTCCGGGGGGACAACCGAGGGTCTGGAACTGGCTTTGCAGCAAGGGGCGCATCATGTGGTCAATCACCGTGACGCTGACCATCTGGAACAGGTCAGTCATCTGAACCGCGGCCGCGGGGTGGATGTAATTATCGAGCTGCTTGCCAATGTGAACCTCGGCCAGGATTTGAAATTCCTTGACATGGGCGGTCGTGTAGTTGTCATCGGCAGCCGCGGCACCGTGGAAATCGACCCACGCGATGCAATGAGCCGCGACGCTTCCATTCTGGGCCTGGTCCTTTTCAATGCCTCGGAACGTGAGCTGGCTACGATTCACGCGGGGCTGGTCGCTGGTTTGGAAAACCGCACCCTCCGGCCGGTGATAAGCCAAGAAATGCCTCTAGCCGATGCGCCCCGGGCACACAAAGCTGTGATGGAATCACATACGTACGGAAAGATAGTCTTGTTCCCATAATGAATGTTAGCAGGTCTCGCACATGGCAATGAACTTCTCCCGGCTTATCTTCAGGTAATCTCTGTCGCGGGAGAAGATCTCAAAGGTCACGGTCCGGTCATAGCCTATGCCTTGTAATGCTTTGATAATCCTTGGAAAATCTACGGTGCCCGCGCCCACAGGGAGATGGTTGTCGTCTTTGCCGAAATTGTCGCTGACATGAACATGTTCGATACGATCCGGGAATTTGCCGACAAACGAAACGCACCTGTTCCCGCGGTTGCTCCCGATATTCGCGTGGCCCGTATCCAGAGTCATTTTCAACGTAGGGAACATCGGCAGGATACCGGCGAAGTCATTGGGCTGCACGAGAGAGTTGGTTCGCGGGAACATGTTCTCCAGGCATAGGCATAGTCCCAGTTCGTCGGCCCTGGCGACCAGAGCGGCAAGACTGTTCAAGCCATATTGCCTTACCTGATCCACTACAAACACGCCCAGTCCCATGACATAGCTGGGATGAACCACTACTTTGAGCGGATTGAGCGTCGCTGCCACGTCCAGCGAATCGAGCATCTCTTGCAGGGCCGTGTTTCTGACCTGTTCAGAGAGGTCCGCGGTCGAAAGGAAAGTGGGGAGGTGGCAAACCAAACTCATTTTGTTTCGCTGGAGTGCTTCGGCTATCTCGTCTCGTTGCTGCGCAATGACGGTATGGTGAGCTTGTGGGGGATCCATAGTCAGTTCGAGGTAATCGAAACCCAGAGAAGCAATCACCTCCAGTTCTTCCATAACCGGCCGCACCGGGAAATTCATTGCGCCGTACAGCATTCTTCCATCCCTCCTGATTGGTTGTCCGTCCAGATTACCACAGTAAAAGTTGCCGGGATCATCGAAAAGTGCGGCACAACCGGTCAACCATTTTGAGCAATGTCGGGATCCGATGCGATCCGTGCATGGCCTCGACCTTTCTTGCCGCTTCCGTGGGGTCAATCTCCGCGGAGGTAACGTACAGCGGCCGGGTGCTTCTTCCACGCAGGACCTTGTGGGCATTCGGCGCACCCTTGAAAGGACTCTTTGCCACTCCGATCACCGCGACTTTTCCCTCCAGTGCCCAATAAAGATGCGCACCGAGGCCCGGGCTGTATTCAGGGCCCAGCCAAACGTACCCATCGACAATAACCGCTTCCAGTCTCACTTCAACATGGCGCAGCAGCTCCAACAAACATGGCAGCTCCCGTTTGTAGAAGCTTCCCGGTTCGTATGGCTTCACTTCGGCCATTGGTTCCTTAATGGACCGGACAGTCCTCTCCGAATCCCATTCCTCGAAAATGACGCACGCGGCCACCGCGAATTCCTTATGGTAGCAAACATCCAGAGCGGCAATCATGGGATTTTCAAGCGGAATCTGTCGGGAGGTTTTCTATAATTGCGACCAGGGAAGAGACCAACGAGTCTCGGGTGCCCTCAGAGACTACAAAAAGCCGAACGTCTCCCCGGCGTTTGATCTCTTCAATGAAAGCGCTGCCTTTCATCGCTATGGAACCGATGACCATGTTGGAAGAATCAAGCGTTTCGATCAGTGTCCTGCGGAACAGCGGCGAATAGCACTCCATCTTGCCTATTTCGTCTATCACCACAATTTCATCCGGTGTTGATGGAATCATCGACGGGACCGCGACGGCATCCAGGTCGTGGAGGTTCAATCCATACCGCCCAACCCGAAGACGGCCCTTGATCTTGTCGTGGGCCAGAATCCCTTCTCTCCCGTCCAGGGTGACTATCTTGAAACCGGTCCGCCGTCCCTTCTCCAAAATCTCTCGCGTAAAGAACCCCGTCAACGGCCTGCGGATTTTGCTGACAACCGCTTCGATCAGCGTTGACTTT
It encodes the following:
- the dctP gene encoding TRAP transporter substrate-binding protein DctP, which gives rise to MKRFALALVVLLTALAFGVTATNSFAQEKKPEKKIEKFGEDQRFKEWKGKKWTTSDKKFTWRASDPWGGLLFHDFLVHFADSVRAASGGRLDIKVFQTGAIVPAMETFDAVSKGTLDCGHAWSGYWKGKNEAFVAFASVPFGLDVEGFNIWYYERGGAKMLNDLYAPYNMVSFFCGNSGQELGIHSNKKAMKMEDFKGMKLRTVGWYQDILNLLGANVTPLPGPEIYLALERGVIDGCEFSSPAINLPQGFHDITKFVIEPGVHQPSCQTDIFINKKKWDELPDDLKAIVEICAKETQLWSTPWIENLNVEAIEKMGKKVEYVQMDDATIIEFAKTSKKYLDDLSAKNADVKKVLDSQEKFKKDFAQWRKMRGGVAPWPIDDVIKGKLYQ
- a CDS encoding (Fe-S)-binding protein; protein product: MVSRGDPKQIAEAMASLDIHDYGDVLQCMRCGTCLPTCPTYRTDGIETQSPRGRVAMIKGVIDGRLPASDEFVEHMYHCLDCRNCQTVCPAGVKVGELVLEARHRIEEHRLQPILKRFMLNHAIQDQKRLSRYMVPLKLYQSTGLQSVIRKSSVLKWISEDLEFMEALLPLLPSRPLIETIPEEIPARSQPKGRVGFFLGCAMNLIFSSTSRDSIHLLTQAGYTVVVPKDQQCCGTPNIAEGERKVYREMAEHNIALFEDRDVEAIVTDCAACGMELKAYRETVSPLPRAAKRAEAFSLKIKDISEFLVSAFGPETNFGPIPEKVCFHDPCHLRHGQKLVSPQRDLLRRIPGLVLSDVPDEGQCCGSAGIYNVTHRERSMKILEAKIAAIDKTTADRVVTSNPGCFMQLEYGRKRWNKAWSLSHISQVLRLSLESSEA
- a CDS encoding TRAP transporter large permease subunit: MSPEFVALAMFGALFLALFSGHPLAFSLGGVAVFFGLIGWGGSPDQVFSLFTNKTYGVMDEYVLVAVPLFIFMAQMLDVAGIAEALFNTMHVLWGPVRGGLAIAVLMVCVVFAASTGVVGATEVAIGLIAVPNLLKRGYDIPMTAGAICAGGTLGILIPPSIMLVIYGSLTNLSVGKLFAAAYFPGFLLATLYIAYVAIRCGLNPEMGPPLPPEERMHTIRQKSWMVLTTLLPPVFLIAMVLGSLVIGVATTTEAAGLGAVGATILAIAYRKLTWAAIVDASVATLKITSMVMILFVGGNAFQSVFMGLGGGDAVAEVLLGFQASPYVVLFLMMGIIFFLGCVIDWLGILLIVTPIFGPVAQELGFDPLWFGTLICVNLQMAFLTPPFGYSLFYLRGIAPPEMTIEKIYKGVVPFICLQWVGLLACIFYPPLIMWLPKVVFGE
- a CDS encoding iron-sulfur cluster-binding protein, encoding MNHSTSSIPFRENAVKALSNSALRGAMRNATETFAIKRADAVAALPLEELREEASELRLHVLNNLSEYVDRFEMNAVRAGAKVHRAKDSEAARGIIASILQDHGIGRVVKSKSMVSEEIHLNDYLQEVGITVVETDLGEYIIQIAGEGPSHIIVPAIHKDRRQVGQLFAEKLGCEYSDDPAVLTGVAKKILREEFLSAKAGISGANFAVAESGSIVLFTNEGNGRMCTSLPPLHIAVLSIEKIIPSLADLPKFIRLLPRSATGQTITSYLSVLTGSRKPGESTGAQEMHIVLLDNGRSELVSGEYREMFKCIRCGACLNACPVYRVVGGHAYGSTYPGPMGIVLTALLEGMERAKSLLDATTLCGACGDVCPVKVPLPRLLRLLRERRVEQGLTPRLEQNAMAGFGRVVEKPFLFHLGQIAGHVFWPAVKKFGPGDAVGRMPRPVSRTFRERFA
- a CDS encoding lactate utilization protein, with translation MNREEIVALFMENAAKIAAQPIRVGDNDEFHDALAEALGEGDSVFCPGLTEKEKAIQIPSEKRTEDYASASVCVDEADAGIAETGSLVFSSKTGRPVQAGLLPVHHVAIVSAENIYETLEDYFSAVGNSPPTNITLETGPSRTADIELTLTIGVHGPGRLTVIVF
- a CDS encoding (Fe-S)-binding protein, which translates into the protein MRIQLFGTCLIDTMFPETGEATVRLLRHFGVEIGYPDGQTCCGKPADSGGYSRESKKAAEHFISVFDRTEGPIIIPSGSCASMVKNHYPELFKDDERMRQKAEAIAGRTHELSQFLVHVLKVHEAGLSGTGRITYHASCQLTRELGVLEEPMLLLQSLNGAEFVDLPHSDRCCGFGGIFMAKLPEVSMALADEKVDTILSTGADTVTGCDHGCLMNIADAVKRRGSAVRVKHIAAVLAEGLK
- a CDS encoding cytidylate kinase family protein, yielding MNILTVSRLVGSYGDEVAAKVAEKMSLEFVGRNGLHELAMTCDPEYSDACGLYETEHGPGFFERLFFDRPSYKSLFEALTFEQAGRGNVVIVGRGAQVVLHDLPGVFCVHVVAPREIRIERVEQRLACSREEAEHYLDKYDRERANIIKAVFGRDPDDWSLYDLVLNTAHFTPDSATDVVLQAMSGMNKVSDQEAVREQFKRLGVAKRIEALVRKKLTSAVAHNVEIVPEPGGVMRLTGRIREKADKAKVEKIAAEYPGVIKVENELKVTELSFGV
- a CDS encoding TRAP transporter small permease subunit, with the protein product MKKFVRAVDAFNEFFGKYVALLIVPLVLVVTYEVILRKIFHSPTVWAFEMTVYLYGAHFLLGAAYTYLHDRHVRVDILSSRLPVKAQLWLSILTFFVIFVPFVGGLSWSTLLYASHSVAMNEHSWSAWKPPLYIYKCVMPLGFIMLFMQGVAHFIRDVYRLKGEEI